The genomic window ACCCCTTTTTTGTAATGGGTTTAAGAATCAGCTTATGTACTTAGCTAATCTTTCATACTTTATCACAAGTTGAGAAAGGATCTTTGACCATTCAAGGGTTCTTACTGTCCATTTCTTTGTTATATTTATTATTGCTAGATAAGCCATCTTTAAGAGAGAAGTATCCGTAGGAAAGACTCCCTTATTCTTCGTTACCTTCCTCAGTTGTCTATTAACTGATTCAATGGGATTAGTTGTATAA from Mesotoga sp. Brook.08.105.5.1 includes these protein-coding regions:
- a CDS encoding transposase, with translation YQAPTRGAGWNALLALEEKWGDKYHLSIKSWKENWESLSTFFQYPEELRRLVYTTNPIESVNRQLRKVTKNKGVFPTDTSLLKMAYLAIINITKKWTVRTLEWSKILSQLVIKYERLAKYIS